In Spirochaetota bacterium, the DNA window CCCGTAAAAATCATGTTAATAATCCGCCAACCGGTACGTTCGGTTCAGTTCACTTAACTCACGAATTCGCCGGTGCGGGGGACGTGCCCTAAAATATTCTGGACGAAAGATCCCGTGGCGATTATATATTGCCGGTCGGCCCCGGCGTTCCGGACTCGCCGGGATTCCCGTCATGACCGGGAGATTTCAATGAAACGAGGTTGGTAATGCACATCGCCCCCTGTGGAATGAACTGCTCCCTCTGCCGGGCGTATCAGCGCAGGGTAAAACCCTGTCCCGGATGCGCCGGGCCGGAAGAGCATATGCCTAAGTACTGCGCGAGGTGCCGGATCCGGCATTGCGCGGAACCGGGGCGGGCTGGCGCGAAATTCTGCCATGAGTGCCCGAGCTATCCGTGCGCGCTGATGAAGCGGCTCGACGCGCGCTACCGGTCCAGGTATGGAATGAGCATGCTTGAAAACCTGGATTCTATCGCGCGGATGGGAAAGGCGGCGTTCGTAAAATCGGAGAAGAAACGATGGGCGTGCCCGGCCTGCGGGGGGATACTGTGCGTCCACCACGAAGCGTGTCCCAGTTGCAGCGGCAGGAATCCCCACTTCCCGGGATAGCCGGTTCGGCCCCGGGAAAGACTACCCGATCCGCGTATCCCGTAGTATCTTCTATTTAAACACGGGAGGCACGCCCATGAAAGAAATACGTATTAGCATCCGCATCGCCGCCTCGCCCTCCAGGGTATGGGATATCTTTTCCGACTTCTCCCGTTACCCGGAATGGAACCCCTTCATCCGCGGTATCCGGGGGGAATTCTCCGC includes these proteins:
- a CDS encoding DUF3795 domain-containing protein, which gives rise to MHIAPCGMNCSLCRAYQRRVKPCPGCAGPEEHMPKYCARCRIRHCAEPGRAGAKFCHECPSYPCALMKRLDARYRSRYGMSMLENLDSIARMGKAAFVKSEKKRWACPACGGILCVHHEACPSCSGRNPHFPG